TCTTGTTTGCAACCCAGTCGCTAACGCTTGGGCATTTTCAATGACGTGAGCCGAGTAAACTTTAAACTCTGGCTGTAAAGCTTCACCAAAAGCGACTGCTTTTCCAGCGATGACGTGTTCTAGCGGTCCTCCCTGAGTACCAGGGAAAACCGATTTATCCAGCTTTTTGCCCAGTTCAGCATCGCGGGTTAGGATTAACCCACCTCTGGGGCCGCGCAGGGTTTTGTGAGTAGTTGTGGTTACAACATCGCAATAAGGGATCGGGTTGGGGTGCAACCCTGTAGCGACTAATCCAGCAATGTGGGCAATATCTGCTAACAGATAAGCTCCAATTTCATCGGCGATCGCTCTGAATTTTTCAAAATCAATGACTCGTGGATAAGCAGAATAACCGCAAATCAACAGCTTGGGGCGGTGTTGCAGCGCTGACTCCCGAATTTGATCGTAGTCGAGTTGTTCGGTTTGGGGACTAACACCGTAGTGACAAACCTTGAACCACTTACCTGATACATTCACTGGCGAACCGTGGGTAAGGTGTCCGCCGTGGGACAAATCCATGCCCATAAATGTGTCTCCAGGCTCTAGCAGCGTTAAGAAAACGGCAAAATTCGCCTGCGCCCCTGAATGGGGTTGCACATTCGCATGGGCAGCACCAAAGAGTTGCTTGGCGCGGTCAATTGCCAGTTGCTCAATTTTGTCTATATACTCACAGCCACCGTAATAACGTTTACCAGGTAAACCCTCAGCGTACTTATTAGTTAACACTGAGCCTTGAGCGGTTAGGACGGCAGCAGATGTAAAGTTTTCACTCGCAATTAACTCCAAGTGGTCGCGTTGACGCTGGAGTTCGGCGTTAATTAAATCTGCTACGACGGCATCGGTTTGAGCAAGCAAGTCTAAGTTAGTTAGGGACATTAGCTATCCTTAGAAAAATTGCAGAACAGTTTCAAGTTGTTTTAGCTTGGCGATCGCCCCATCGCACGTTAATCGTTAGATTTCAGGGCTGGATACCTAATCATAGCTACTTTACTCACCTATCAGTTCCCATCCGAACTTAGCAATGAACTTGTCCGAGAATTTGCTAGCCGGAATGTGTCTGGCTTCGAGCATGGTTGCTCTCACACCATGCTGAGTGACAGAATGCCGATTGGGAATAGTTACTGTTTGTAATGCCCTGAAAGATAGCATTGACTAAAAGAAGTGGTGTAGTGTTAGACAACCGCATTTGGATAAAACATTGTTTGCTCTGACACAGCTAAGACGCAAACTGCTATTACGCAGTTAGCATAGAGTTTGTAGGTTGTCTGAACAGAGGAACGCGATCGCTATGGGTATGACCCTCACCGAAAAAGTTTTGGCTAGAGCGTCTGGTCGGTCTGTTGTCGAACCGGGGGACAATATCTGGGTTGATGTTGATGTATTAATGACCCATGATGTTTGCGGTCCCGGCACTATCGGCGTATTCAAGCGCGAGTTTGGTGCTGATGCCAAAGTGTGGAACCCAGAAAAAATCGTTCTCATCCCAGACCACTACATTTTCACTGCCGACGAACGCGCCAACCGCAACGTTGATATCTTGCGGGAATTTGCCCAAGAGCAAGGGATTAAATACTTTTATGACATCACCGACCGAACTAACTTTAAAGCGAACCCAGATTACAAAGGTGTTTGCCACATTGCTCTAGCGCAAGAAGGTCACACCCGCCCTGGAGAAGTTTTGTTTGGCACCGATTCCCACACTTGTAACGCTGGTGCTTTCGGTCAGTTTGCCACCGGAATTGGTAACACTGATGCTGGTTTCATTATGGGTACCGGGAAGTTACTGATTAAAGTCCCCGCGACAATGCGCTTTGTGCTTGATGGAGAAATGCCAGATTACTTGCTGGCGAAGGATCTGATTCTACAAATCATTGGTGATATTAGCGTTGCTGGGGCGACTTACCGCACAATGGAATTTGCTGGGGAAACCGTACAGCGACTAACAATGGAAGAACGGATGACGCTGTGTAATATGGCGATCGAAGCTGGTGGAAAAAACGGCACTATTGCTGCCGATGAAACCACTTTTGAGTATGTCCGCGCTCGTACTAATAAGCAGTTTCAGCCAGTCTATACTGATGCTGATGCTAAGTTTTATAGCGATCGCCACTACGATGTCTCAAAATTAGAGCCAGTCGTTGCCCAACCCCACTCCCCAGATAATCGCGCTTTGGCTCGTGAATGCAGCGATGTTAAAGTTGACCGGGTTTACATCGGCTCTTGCACTGGCGGTAAAACTGAGGACTTTGTAAATGCTGCCCGCATCCTCAAAGGGCATCAGGTGAAGGTTCCCACCTACCTAGTACCTGCAACTCAAAAAGTCTACGAAGACCTGTTTACGCAAAAGTATGACGGGCAAACGCTGTCGGAGATTTTCCTCCAAGCAGGCTGTATTGAACCAGCAGCCCCATCCTGTGCAGCTTGCCTGGGTGGTCCAAAAGATACTTTTGGGCGGATGAATACACCAGAGGTTTGTGTATCTACTACCAACCGCAATTTTCCCGGTCGGATGGGTGACAAAACAGCCCAGATTTATCTGGCTTCGCCATATACAGCTGCTGCATCAGCACTCACAGGGTATGTGACCGACCCCCGCGAATTTCTGAGTTAAATTGTTCTAGAGTCCACACTGGTTCTTTTCCTGTTTTCTCTGAAGCGCAATTATCTGTTTGTGCCAAGAAAGTTTTACGCGCCAAGCCACTGTTAGACCTACCTTCTCTGATTAAGTAGTTGTTCTTAGTGTTGTGAGGAAAAGCAAAGATGAATTCAAAAACTTTAATCAGATCGCTTAACCGCCTCAGTTTGCCCCAAAAATGGGCTCTTGGTACGGCTGGATTTTTCGGTATCATTACTTTGATTAGTATCCCAGTACTTTCGCTGCGAAATTCCAACCCTGCAAGCTTTAACGAAGCTCCCTCCAATCGGCGTGGAATTACTCAAAGCCCTTCAGGGCAAACTACTTCACCCAGTGGTGCTGCAACCACTTTTGACTCCACGGATATGCCCAATAACCTCACGGGTTCTGGCGGGTCTTCAACTACCCCTGGTGTAACGCCACCGGCAAAAGGCTATTCGACTAACCTTGACACTACAGACACGCCGACGGGGATCGCGGATACTAACCAGCCTTCGACTACTCCTAACAGCACGACCAGCCCGAACGGCTCTAGCACCAGTCCCTACAGCACTGCGCCTACGCCCAATAACTTTAATGCGCCTACTAGCAGCTTTTCAACGAATCCTTACAGCGTGCCCAACCCTGGTAGCTCCTACACCAATCCCTATAGTGTGCCTAACCCTGGTAGCTCCTACACCAATCCCTATAGCGTGCCCAACCCTGGTGGCTCTACCACCAACCCCAACAGCGCACCTAACAGCGTACCTAACCTAGATAGCTCCACCAATAATCCTTTCAGCACAACTAATCCTGGTGGCTCTACCACCAACCCCAACAGCGTACCTAACCTAGATAGCTCTACCATTAATCCCTACAGCACGACTAGCCCAAACCAGTCTTTGACTCCCCCCGAGCCCACAACCAACCCTAACCAGCCTTCATCAAGCCCTCCTGACCCCACAACCAGCCCAAACCAGTCTTTGACTCCCCCCGAGCCCACAACCAACCCTAACCAGCCTTCATCAAACACTCCTGATCCAAACTCTAGTAATTTTTTCAACAATTCCGGCACTACGAATAGCCCTGACGGTAATTGATAATATTGAGTAGTTAGTAGGTAGGATTTTCTATATCACTCTCCCCCTGCTCCCCTGCTCCCAGTTCCTAACGGCCAAATTTAACTTTTACGAGCTAGGGGTGTGAGTTTAGAAAAGCTTCGACTTCAGCAGCGGTAGGTTGAGAGGCGATCGCTCCTGGCTTCATCGTGGTTAATGCTCCCACTGTATTAGCGTAAGTCACAACCTTTTTAGCCATTTGTGGATCGGCAAGACAGTGAATTCCTATTTGGCATAGCTGATGAATGAATCCAGCTACAAAGCTATCTCCTGCTCCAGTGGTATCTACAACTGGAACTGCGAAAGCAGGCACATTGCCTTCATTTTCAGAGAGGCAATAGGCACAGCCATGCTCTCCATCTGTTACTAGCACCCCCTCTACAGAATCGAGGCGGTAATTAATTGCCCCTGGATCAGTGGTTTTAAATAGCAATTCTGCTTCTTCTTTTGAGAGTTTGAGAAAGTCAATTTGCTTAAATAGTTTCTTGATCGTCTCAGGAGCTGTTTCCGGGTTAGGCCAAAAGACGGGTCGCCAGTTCACATCCAGTAAAACCTTGACATCGTACTGTTCTGCTAGTTGTAGGGCTTTGTGGACGCTATCGCTGCTGTCGGGATAGGCAAGTTCCAGCGTACCCAAAACCAGAAAATCGGCTGCTTCAAACAGCCCAACTGGTAACTGAGATGCTTGGAGTCGTGTATCAGCAAACTCCGTGGTGTCATGACCGCTGAATCCGGCAAAGATGCGATCGCCCGATTCTGTTCGCACCACATCAATTTGCCGCGTCGGTGCGGTGGGATGGCGCTGCACACCTGTTGTATCTACACCCACTGCTTGCAAGAGTTTTACCAGTGCATCCCCCGGTTCATCCTCACCCACACAGCCGATGAATCCAGCCGGGGTGCCTAGCTTGACTAAGGCGCAGGCAACATTTGCCGGTGCACCACCTGGATAAGGTGTCCAGGATTCGACTTGTTCGAGCGATCGTCCAACTTGATCCGCTAAACGATCAAACAAAATTTCACCAAAGCAAAGCACGCGAGCATTGCTCATCACAGCATTCCGTTGTTAAGAGTTTGTAACCTAAGTCCGCATTTGTTAGCGTTTATTCGGTGTTGATACTCAATACCCTACACCCTAAACTGCATCGGTTCTACCCTGAGTATTTATCCTATAACAGCTTATAGCAAGAGTAGCGTAAAAAATGTTACTAGCTAAGCAGCATCTGCTGATGGAATGGGTCAGCCCGATCGCATCCAAAATACTAGAAAAAGCATTTTGAATTGTAGAACCTTCAAGGCTAACCCCCATAAGAATCCTCTAGAATTGAAGAAGTAAGGTAAGTACATATACTAAGGACAAAATACGTCATGGCTGGGGGCGAGTCTCAAAACCCTGTTTCCCTCTCAGAGCGAGAGCTGCAAATTATTGACCTAGTTGCAGCTGGCTTAACGAATCAGGAAATAGCCGAAAAGTTGGAAATTAGCAAGCGTACCGTGGATAACCATATCAGTAATATTCTGACCAAGACAGCTACGGATAACCGCGTATCTCTTGTCAGGTGGGCTTTGCAGTGGGGTAAAGTTTGCTTGGATAATGTTAATTGCTGCTCCCTACCCATCAATCCTATTAAGAGCGATAATTTAATTTCTTAGATAGCGTCAGGAAATCATATTCGTAGATATAGTGAATCTCCGAATTATTCAGTTAGCGCTTCATGTATACGCTAAGGGCAAGTAGCAGCAATGAGTCTAAATTGGCCATTCCGCTGCCAAACAAGTTTAATTATGACGATAAACAAAGATTCGCAAAAATGCCAAAATGCAGGCGCTACAGTTAAGACACATACTTACCTCAGGGCTTCTGGAGCAGTGCTGCCATGACAACCTCTGCTTCTGCAAACACTAACAAGTATCCCCTCGACTTTTTTAACTTTGATTCGCTTGCATCTCAACCCATACAAGATGCTGACTTAATTAAGCAGCTGCCTTTTATCCCAGGATTAAAAGAATTCTTGATGCTGAGGCAGATTCATGCTCTGGAACATGCCACAGTTTGGATTTTAAGTGAGTCTAAAAGCGCTGCTTTGAGTACAGCAAAAGCTCGCCAGGTGGACAATGAATTATTAGGCGGTCTGTCTACTGACCAAGGATTCTACCTCTATGGTCAGGTGGATAAGACCGAATTGCAGCGTGCAGTTCGCATAGCCTTACAGCGTCTTACTAGTGGCGAGTGGGGTTTGGCTGTGCATCCTCGTTGTGGGACAAACTTATCTGTAACGATGCTGCTGACATTTGGACTTGCTGTGGGGTTCCATTTGCTCTTACCACGAGGACCAATTGAGCAAATTGTCGGTTTAGGTGCGGCGGCAATGACGGCGGCTCAACTTGCCCCAGACTTGGGTATTTTAGCTCAGCAGTATGTCACAACTGCCATTCCTTTTAATCTAGCAATTGAAGACATTACGGTGACGCGTGATGTTTGGGGGCGATCAGCTCATTTTGTGCAGGTGCAATGGCGCGAATAGCAACAAAACTTAAAGGCAGGATAGGACAGTAGGTTGCAATCGGGTAGTACTCTGAAAGCATTAGCCGTATCAGTTGGCGATTGTGATAACTAAAAGGGAAGATAATCATGGTTGAACGTGGTTCGAAAGTGCGGATCCTCCGTGAAGAATCCTACTGGTTTCAAGATGTAGGAATCGTTGCTTCTGTTGACAAAAGTGGTATTCGTTACCCAGTAATTGTCCGCTTTGAACGCCTGAACTATGCTGGCGTTAATACGAATAACTTTGCCCCGGAAGAACTGATAGAAGTTGAAAAACCAGCGCCCAAGGAGAAAAAGGCAGTGCTGTCTGGTGCCGGTGGCAGAACTCCTACGGACGAACGCGTCCGCAGGACGGGTAGTGGACAATTAACCGACACCAAGGATAGCGCCCAACAAGAGGCTGCGGGTGATAGCCCAATCGTAGAAGGTGCTGGCAATCAGGGGACTGAGTCACGCTAACTTGTGCCTGAACTGCCTGAAGTTGAAACAGTCCGGCGGGGTCTCAATCAAGTGACCCTGGACCAAGAAATTACGGGTGGGGATGTGTTGCTTAATCGCACCATTGCCTACCCGCTTTCTATGGAAGAGTTTTTAGCTGGAGTAAAGGGGAGTGCGATCACCCACTGGCACCGTCGCGGGAAATATCTCCTAGCAGAACTATCTAAAGAAAGGGGTCAGGGGTCAGGGGTCAGGGGTCAGGAGGAGAGTACAGAAGCAACTCCAATCCAAAATCCAAAATCCAAAATCCAAAATCTCCTCACCCCCTCACTTGCTGGCTGCTTAGGTGTCCATCTGCGGATGACTGGTCAACTGTTGTGGCTACATCGAGATGATCCGTTGCACAAACATACGCGAGTGCGACTGTTTTTTGCAGATGAACGTGAGTTGCGCTTTGTCGATCAGCGAACCTTCGGTCAGATGTGGTGGGTACCACCGAGATCTGTAACTGAAAACGTCATTACCGGATTAGGGAAACTGGGACCCGATCCCTTTTCAGCTGATTTTTCCGTCGAGTTTTTAGCTAGAAAACTGCAAAATCGTCGCCCAATTAAGAATGCTTTACTGGATCAATCAGTTGTAGCAGGATTAGGCAACATCTACGCCGATGAAGCGCTATTTCGTAGTGGAGTGCAGCCAGAAACGGTCTGTACAGATTTAACACAGCAGCAAATTGAGCGTTTGCGAACTGCTGTTATTGAGGTCTTAGCGGCAAGTATTGCGGCTGGTGGTACGACTTTTAGTAACTTTTTGAATGTTCAGGGTATCAACGGTAATTATGGCGGTGTTGCGTGGGTTTATAATCGCGCTGGTGAACCGTGTCGCGTCTGCTCTACACCCATTCAGCGCCTGAGATTGGCTGGGCGATCGGCGCACTTCTGCCCGCAGTGTCAAGCGAGGGGCGAGGGGTGAGGCATGGAGGAATGATGAATTATTAAAGTGTGAATTCAGCATTGATCATTTTACCGTCCCACTCCTTCATTAGCTGCTTAACGGTCTTAAAATGCGAAAGTAAGCAATCTAGAGACTTAAGAGAGCAAATCATGGCTGTCAAAAAAGGTGATATGGTTCGCGCTGTCCGTGAAAAGTTGGAAAACAGTCTGGAAGCAAACGCTAGTGACCCTCGCTTCCCACCCTATCTCTTTGAAACCAAGGGTGAAGTTTTGGATATAAAAGGTGATTATGCACTGGTTGTGTTCGGTCAAGTGCCAACCCCGAACGTTTGGTTGCGTGTCGATCAGCTAGAACCTTTTAAGTAATACTCAACTAGCAATAGCAGACGCCTCCCAACTATGACTATCCCTTCTTTATCGATACTGCACCACTCGCCCCGTGTCACTATTATTGGTGCTGGCAAGGTTGGCAGTACTTTGGCTCAGCGGATTGCTGAGAAAAATTTGGCAGATGTGGTTTTGCTGGATGTAATGGCAGGACTGCCCCAAGGTTTAGCGCTTGATTTGATGGAAGCAAGGGGCATTGAACTTCACGATCGCCAAATTACTGGCACGACAGACTATGCTGATACGGCTGACTCTGATGTGGTGGTGATTACAGCGGGACTGCCACGCAAACCAGGCATGAGTCGAGATGACTTAATTAAGACAAATGCCAAGATTGTGGTGGAGGCGGCAAGGGAGGCGATCGCTCATTCCCCTGATGCCATTTTAATTGTCGTCACCAATCCCTTAGATGTGATGACTTACCTGGCTTGGCAGGCAACTCAGTTACCACGCGATCGGGTTATGGGCATGGCTGGGGTATTAGACTCTGCCCGATTTCAAGCTTTCATTGCGATGGAATTGGGTATATCACCGTCTGATGTCCACACAATGGTGCTGGGAAGCCACGGAGATTTAATGGTGCCCTTGCCCCGTTACTCTACCGTCAGTGGAGTTCCGATTACAGAATTGATGGATGCGGCAACGATTGAGCGTTTGGTGGAGAGAACTCGTCATGGTGGAGCGGAAATTGTCGAACTGATGCAGACAGGCAGTGCCTATTTTGCCCCAGCATCTTCTACTTCTCTGATGGTGGAAGCAATTTTACTGAATCAGTCGCGGCTATTGCCAGTAGCAGCTTATCTCCAAGGCGAATACGGTTTAAATGATGTTTTTATTGGGGTTCCATGCCGCTTGGGATGGGACGGGATTGAGAATGTGCTGGAACTAAGGCTGACTGAGGCGGAAATGGCGGCACTTCACGCCTCAGCTGAAGCAGTGCGGCGAAATATTGAGCAGGCAACTGAAATGCTCGCAACTGTGGCTGACTCGAATAATTAAAGCAGCCATTTATAGTTGCGATCGCTACCAATTTTGGATTTTAGATTTTGGATTGATAAACTGGTGCTGCCAGGTATCTGCAGAGTACTTATTTGTAGCCTTCCTAACCGAAAACGGTAGCATTAATTCAGAGCTAGCCCTCTAGATCTCGGTGGGGGCGGTACTTGAAGCTCGTCTGCCAGCGTTTAGAGTCAAGGTAACTTGAGTTTATTGTGAATAATAGTACTTTGAGAGCGGTGGCAATCAATATCAATATTGAGTTGGCATTTTAGCCTTTAACACTCCCCGCTCTCTCAGAGACGGGGATTCTTCATTCATCCAGTCAACTTATCTGCTAGATTCTCACCTAACAAACAGAGGTTGGTCTGTCCTGAAGCGTTAATTCCGCTATGCCCTAGCGTACTCGAATTTAATGCTAATCCTGCTTGATTTAATCCTTTGACTAAAATGTTCAGAGCAGCATTTTCATCTGTGTCAATGATTCTTCTGCACTTTGAATTAGGGCAAACAGGGGTACGTACAGACAAAGCCTTTTTTACCCGCGTTCCACAGCCCGAACAATCTTGGCTAGTATATTGTGGCGGCACGGCGACGACAGGACGTTTGTACAACATCCCGTAGCGTTCTA
This window of the Chroococcidiopsis sp. CCMEE 29 genome carries:
- the glyA gene encoding serine hydroxymethyltransferase codes for the protein MSLTNLDLLAQTDAVVADLINAELQRQRDHLELIASENFTSAAVLTAQGSVLTNKYAEGLPGKRYYGGCEYIDKIEQLAIDRAKQLFGAAHANVQPHSGAQANFAVFLTLLEPGDTFMGMDLSHGGHLTHGSPVNVSGKWFKVCHYGVSPQTEQLDYDQIRESALQHRPKLLICGYSAYPRVIDFEKFRAIADEIGAYLLADIAHIAGLVATGLHPNPIPYCDVVTTTTHKTLRGPRGGLILTRDAELGKKLDKSVFPGTQGGPLEHVIAGKAVAFGEALQPEFKVYSAHVIENAQALATGLQTRGFKLVSNGTDNHLMLVDLRCIGMTGKQADQLVSGVNITANKNTVPFDPESPFVTSGLRLGSPAVTTRGMGTAEFTEIANIIADRLLHPDDETIAQDCRQRVAALCDRFPLYPHLTIPVPALA
- a CDS encoding 3-isopropylmalate dehydratase large subunit, with product MGMTLTEKVLARASGRSVVEPGDNIWVDVDVLMTHDVCGPGTIGVFKREFGADAKVWNPEKIVLIPDHYIFTADERANRNVDILREFAQEQGIKYFYDITDRTNFKANPDYKGVCHIALAQEGHTRPGEVLFGTDSHTCNAGAFGQFATGIGNTDAGFIMGTGKLLIKVPATMRFVLDGEMPDYLLAKDLILQIIGDISVAGATYRTMEFAGETVQRLTMEERMTLCNMAIEAGGKNGTIAADETTFEYVRARTNKQFQPVYTDADAKFYSDRHYDVSKLEPVVAQPHSPDNRALARECSDVKVDRVYIGSCTGGKTEDFVNAARILKGHQVKVPTYLVPATQKVYEDLFTQKYDGQTLSEIFLQAGCIEPAAPSCAACLGGPKDTFGRMNTPEVCVSTTNRNFPGRMGDKTAQIYLASPYTAAASALTGYVTDPREFLS
- a CDS encoding carbohydrate kinase; translated protein: MSNARVLCFGEILFDRLADQVGRSLEQVESWTPYPGGAPANVACALVKLGTPAGFIGCVGEDEPGDALVKLLQAVGVDTTGVQRHPTAPTRQIDVVRTESGDRIFAGFSGHDTTEFADTRLQASQLPVGLFEAADFLVLGTLELAYPDSSDSVHKALQLAEQYDVKVLLDVNWRPVFWPNPETAPETIKKLFKQIDFLKLSKEEAELLFKTTDPGAINYRLDSVEGVLVTDGEHGCAYCLSENEGNVPAFAVPVVDTTGAGDSFVAGFIHQLCQIGIHCLADPQMAKKVVTYANTVGALTTMKPGAIASQPTAAEVEAFLNSHP
- a CDS encoding helix-turn-helix transcriptional regulator, whose translation is MAGGESQNPVSLSERELQIIDLVAAGLTNQEIAEKLEISKRTVDNHISNILTKTATDNRVSLVRWALQWGKVCLDNVNCCSLPINPIKSDNLIS
- a CDS encoding DUF6391 domain-containing protein: MTTSASANTNKYPLDFFNFDSLASQPIQDADLIKQLPFIPGLKEFLMLRQIHALEHATVWILSESKSAALSTAKARQVDNELLGGLSTDQGFYLYGQVDKTELQRAVRIALQRLTSGEWGLAVHPRCGTNLSVTMLLTFGLAVGFHLLLPRGPIEQIVGLGAAAMTAAQLAPDLGILAQQYVTTAIPFNLAIEDITVTRDVWGRSAHFVQVQWRE
- a CDS encoding photosystem I reaction center subunit IV, which produces MVERGSKVRILREESYWFQDVGIVASVDKSGIRYPVIVRFERLNYAGVNTNNFAPEELIEVEKPAPKEKKAVLSGAGGRTPTDERVRRTGSGQLTDTKDSAQQEAAGDSPIVEGAGNQGTESR
- a CDS encoding DNA-formamidopyrimidine glycosylase, with amino-acid sequence MPELPEVETVRRGLNQVTLDQEITGGDVLLNRTIAYPLSMEEFLAGVKGSAITHWHRRGKYLLAELSKERGQGSGVRGQEESTEATPIQNPKSKIQNLLTPSLAGCLGVHLRMTGQLLWLHRDDPLHKHTRVRLFFADERELRFVDQRTFGQMWWVPPRSVTENVITGLGKLGPDPFSADFSVEFLARKLQNRRPIKNALLDQSVVAGLGNIYADEALFRSGVQPETVCTDLTQQQIERLRTAVIEVLAASIAAGGTTFSNFLNVQGINGNYGGVAWVYNRAGEPCRVCSTPIQRLRLAGRSAHFCPQCQARGEG
- a CDS encoding NAD(P)H-quinone oxidoreductase subunit O, giving the protein MAVKKGDMVRAVREKLENSLEANASDPRFPPYLFETKGEVLDIKGDYALVVFGQVPTPNVWLRVDQLEPFK
- the mdh gene encoding malate dehydrogenase, which produces MTIPSLSILHHSPRVTIIGAGKVGSTLAQRIAEKNLADVVLLDVMAGLPQGLALDLMEARGIELHDRQITGTTDYADTADSDVVVITAGLPRKPGMSRDDLIKTNAKIVVEAAREAIAHSPDAILIVVTNPLDVMTYLAWQATQLPRDRVMGMAGVLDSARFQAFIAMELGISPSDVHTMVLGSHGDLMVPLPRYSTVSGVPITELMDAATIERLVERTRHGGAEIVELMQTGSAYFAPASSTSLMVEAILLNQSRLLPVAAYLQGEYGLNDVFIGVPCRLGWDGIENVLELRLTEAEMAALHASAEAVRRNIEQATEMLATVADSNN
- a CDS encoding transposase yields the protein MKNLVKNRQLSKSISDAAWTQFTGWIERYGMLYKRPVVAVPPQYTSQDCSGCGTRVKKALSVRTPVCPNSKCRRIIDTDENAALNILVKGLNQAGLALNSSTLGHSGINASGQTNLCLLGENLADKLTG